ATCAAAAACTCACAAACCATACGGTCTCCCTTAGCTTCCATACTTAGCATTTCACCTTTACGCAATGTTACAAATTCTACTGCTCTACCAGATACATTCTCTGGAAGATCAATAGTTAATTCTTCAATAGGTTCACATTTAACACCATCAATTTCTTTAATAATTACTTGTGGTTGTCCTATTTGAAGTTCGTAACCTTCACGACGCATGGTTTCTATTAAAACGGATAAGTGTAATACACCACGACCAAAAACCATAAATTTATCTGCACTACCCGTTTCTCCTAAACGAAGTGCTAAGTTTTTTTCTAATTCTTTTTCTAAACGATCTTTAATGTGTCTAGATGTAACATACTTTCCATCTTTTCCAAAGAAAGGCGAATCGTTAATTGTAAACAACATACTCATTGTAGGTTCATCTATAGCAATAGATTTTAAACCTTCAGGGTTTTCTAAATCAGAAACTGTATCTCCAATTTCAAAACCTTCAACACCAACTAGAGCACAAATATCTCCAGTTTGAACGCTTTCAACTTTCTTACGTCCTAAACCTTCAAATATAAAGACTTCTTTAATTCTACTTTTAGTGACTGTTCCATCTCTCTTTACTAAAGAAATTTGTTGTCCTTCTACAATGTTTCCTCTTTGAACTCTACCAATTGCAATACGACCAGTAAAAGAAGAGAAATCTAAAGATGTAATTAGCATTTGTGTTGTTCCTTCTTTAAAAACAGGTGTTGGAACATGCTCAATCACCATATCTAATAATGGCTCAATGTTATCAGTTTCATTTTTCCAATCATCACTCATCCAGTTATTCTTAGCTGAACCATAAACCGTTGGAAAATCTAATTGCCATTCTTCTGCACCTAATTCGAACATTAAATCGAATACTTTTTCATGTACTTCATCAGGTGTACAGTTTTCTTTATCAACTTTATTTATAACCACACAAGGTTTTAAACCTAAGTCAATCGCTTTTTGTAACACAAAACGTGTTTGTGGCATTGGCCCTTCAAAAGCATCAACTAATAATACAACACCATCAGCCATATTTAGTACACGCTCTACTTCGCCACCAAAATCGGCGTGACCAGGGGTATCAATAATATTAATTTTAGTGTCTTTATAAATAACAGAAACATTTTTAGAAGTAATTGTAATACCTCTTTCACGTTCTAAATCGTTATTATCAAGAATTAAATCTCCTGTATTTTCATTCTCACGGAATAATTGACAGTGATACATAATCTTATCAACCAAAGTAGTTTTACCGTGATCTACGTGTGCAATAATTGCAATGTTTATAATTTTAGCCATAATGGTGCCTTATTTTAAGCGTGCAAAGGTAACTATAAATAATGAATTTATTATATAATTAATTTTATTTACACTTCACTCTATACTACTATTAAAACCCCTAGCAACAACAAGCCTAAGAATCTCATATACAAAGGGTAACACTTTACTCATTCATCACTATTAAGTTAAAGATTCATGCTTTTAAAAATTTCTCAACTAGCTCACTTTTAGAAGCAAAAAGAAACCGCTTAATTACTAATGTAGGAGTAACAATAATTTTAACGAATTCAATCAGCTTTGAAACAGAAAATAATTCGGCATAAGTCGTATCTTTACAACTTAATTTTTTTGAAACAAAACCTTATGACTCTTCAAGACATTCCTAAAATAAAACACACCAAATCTAATAATTTTTTCTTGCTTTGTGGACCATGTGCTATTGAAGGTGAAGATATGGCTTTACGAATTGCAGAAAAAGTAGTTTCTATTACTAATAAATTAGAAATTCCATACATTTTTAAAGGCAGTTTTAAAAAAGCAAACCGTAGTAGAATAGATAGTTTTACAGGAATAGGAGATGAAAAAGCTTTAAAAATCCTAAAAAAGGTCTCTGATACTTTTGACATCCCTACAGTTACCGATATTCATGAAATATCTGATGCACATTTAGCAGCACAATACGTTGATGTTTTACAAATTCCGGCATTTCTAGTACGTCAAACCGATTTGGTGGTTGCCGCTGCTAAAACAGGTAAAGTAGTAAACTTAAAAAAAGGACAATTTATGAGTCCGGAAGCTATGAAGCATGCCGTACAAAAAGTTAAAGATGCTGGTAGTAACAAAGCTTGGATAACCGACAGAGGGACTATGTTTGGTTACCAAGATATGATTGTAGATTTTCGTGGCATCCCTACCATGCGTCAATATGCCCCAACGGTTTTAGATGTTACACATTCTTTACAACAACCTAACCAAAGTGCAGGTGTTACAGGTGGCAGACCCGATATGATTGAAACCATTGCCAGAGCTGGTATTGTAAATCATGTAGATGGTTTATTTATTGAAACGCATTTCGATCCAGCTAATGCAAAAAGCGATGGTGCTAATATGTTACACTTAGATAATTTAGAACAACTACTTTCTAATTTAGTCGCCATTAGAAAAACTATAAACTCACTTTAATTAATACTAACAAAATTATTTCGCCCCCTTTTTAAGGAATGATTATTTGCATCGTCAAATAGCATTTCAAATAAACACTATTACATGAAAGTAACCTTTTTAAAACCTACAATACTTCTATTACTAATCATTTCAAACCTAAATACTTCTGCTCAAAAACTCGAAGACATAAAATACACGGCTTCAAACAAAGGAAAATTCTTTGTGAGTTGGGGAGGAAATAGAGAATCTTTCTCGAGATCTGATATTCATTTTAAAGGTGAAGATTACAATTTCACCATTAAAGATGCTTCTGCTCAAGATAAGCCTAAAGGTTGGCATATAGATTATTTCAATCCTACTAGAATAACTATTCCGCAAACTAATATGAAGATTGGTTATTTCATTTCTGATAAGTATACTGTTTCAATTGGTGTAGACCACATGAAATATGTTATGAATAGAAATTTAACTAAAACCGTTGATGGTTATATTAATTTACCTTTAACAGATGCTGGATCAGTTTATAATGGCACGTATAATAATGAAGCCTTTTTAGTTTCTGAAGACTTTTTAATGTTTGAAC
The nucleotide sequence above comes from Flavobacteriaceae bacterium HL-DH10. Encoded proteins:
- the typA gene encoding translational GTPase TypA; this encodes MAKIINIAIIAHVDHGKTTLVDKIMYHCQLFRENENTGDLILDNNDLERERGITITSKNVSVIYKDTKINIIDTPGHADFGGEVERVLNMADGVVLLVDAFEGPMPQTRFVLQKAIDLGLKPCVVINKVDKENCTPDEVHEKVFDLMFELGAEEWQLDFPTVYGSAKNNWMSDDWKNETDNIEPLLDMVIEHVPTPVFKEGTTQMLITSLDFSSFTGRIAIGRVQRGNIVEGQQISLVKRDGTVTKSRIKEVFIFEGLGRKKVESVQTGDICALVGVEGFEIGDTVSDLENPEGLKSIAIDEPTMSMLFTINDSPFFGKDGKYVTSRHIKDRLEKELEKNLALRLGETGSADKFMVFGRGVLHLSVLIETMRREGYELQIGQPQVIIKEIDGVKCEPIEELTIDLPENVSGRAVEFVTLRKGEMLSMEAKGDRMVCEFLIPSRGIIGLRNQLLTATAGEAIMAHRFKEYQPLKGDIPGRISGSLVSMENGTAIPYSIDKLQDRGKFFVEPGENIYEGQVIGENSRQDDMNINITKAKKQSNVRSSGADDKAKIVPAIKFSLEEALEYIQKDEYVEVTPNFLRLRKIYLSEVDRKRNKF
- the kdsA gene encoding 3-deoxy-8-phosphooctulonate synthase, translating into MTLQDIPKIKHTKSNNFFLLCGPCAIEGEDMALRIAEKVVSITNKLEIPYIFKGSFKKANRSRIDSFTGIGDEKALKILKKVSDTFDIPTVTDIHEISDAHLAAQYVDVLQIPAFLVRQTDLVVAAAKTGKVVNLKKGQFMSPEAMKHAVQKVKDAGSNKAWITDRGTMFGYQDMIVDFRGIPTMRQYAPTVLDVTHSLQQPNQSAGVTGGRPDMIETIARAGIVNHVDGLFIETHFDPANAKSDGANMLHLDNLEQLLSNLVAIRKTINSL